A part of Carassius carassius chromosome 32, fCarCar2.1, whole genome shotgun sequence genomic DNA contains:
- the LOC132112394 gene encoding protein-tyrosine kinase 2-beta-like, with product MSGDTSTLSWKPPPPSPTQVHTSAVENKCTGPVKILKVCFISNSANLGKTFKLVKCESSWNIRRIIQSILDSGRLGPNIKFSECYGLLLKHLKSDEVHWLHPNLTVAEVEQKYEQQHVEAEWRYDLRIRYIPPNFLEKLKDDKTTMLYFYQQVRSDYMQHSARRVSEGMALQLGCLEIRRFYKDMNASGLEKKSNFDLLEKEVGLDLFFPQELIDSMKPKHLRKLIQQTFQQYAFLKEEQCIIKFFETLSIFSSFDEEVFSCELVQGWSVSVDLVIGPKGIRQRTDKSSVPVCLATFAQIRSIKCTPENDEKTLLHIDIEGAKQPLSISIASLAIAENMADLIDGYCRLEHGKETTLIVRAKDRESRISLPSLPSRMENTRSDKESKNSDIYAEIPEDTPVPTTRFSISRNDIVLGRILGEGFFGEVHDGIYKNKTGERVNVAVKTCKDCSADVKEKFMSEAMIMKKLDHPHIVRLVGIIEEDPVWIVMELYQYGELGNYLMENKHKLTSVTLILFSLQISKALAYLEGINMVHRDIAVRNVLVAKPDCVKLGDFGLSRYIEEEEYYKASVSRLPIKWMAPESINFRRFTSASDVWMFAVCMWEIMSGGQQPFFWLENKDVINQLEQGVRLPKPEQCPPTLYSLMTRCWAYSPGERPSFAELVCKLSDVHNMEKEVEMEELRTRTRSRSITPFTDAPPKPSRVKPSGFSTLNPRLHLQEQCFQEPSSKEDAQRLWEMERQCMQDTLRRQKQEMLEDNKWLEKEEKLLDPFANDGTSGKVMSENEKSQASSQAPPEKPPRVSAQPAPTAEMDRTDDMVYHSVMEMVKVVVQLKNDVNTLPASEYVTVVKSVGITLRSLIRSVDDILPTLHESIRTEIEGTQKLLNKDLAELISKMRLAQQNAVTSLKDECKKQMLAAAHTLAMDSKNLLDAVDQARVRANVAKPSTP from the exons ATGTCAGGTGACACCAGTACGTTATCATGGAAACCTCCTCCTCCCAGTCCAACGCAGGTACACACCAGTGCCGTGGAGAATAAATGCACAGGGCCGGTGAAAATCCTCAAAGTGTGCTTCATCAGCAACAGCGCCAACCTGggcaaaaccttcaaactggtcaAATGTGAAAGTTCCTGGAATATCAGG agaATTATTCAGTCCATCCTGGACAGCGGGCGACTTGGTCCTAACATCAAGTTCTCAGAATGCTACGGTCTGCTGCTCAAACACCTCAAATCAGACGAGGTTCACTGGCTGCACCCCAACCTCACCGTAGCAGAGGTGGAGCAGAAATATGAACAGCAGCACGTCGAGGCGgagtggag ATATGACTTGAGGATCCGTTACATTCCTCCTAATTTCCTGGAGAAGTTAAAGGATGACAAAACTACAATGCTCTACTTCTACCAGCAG GTTCGCAGTGACTATATGCAGCACAGCGCGAGAAGAGTAAGTGAAGGGATGGCGCTGCAGTTGGGCTGTCTGGAGATTAG GAGGTTTTATAAAGACATGAATGCCAGCGGCCTGGAGAAAAAATCTAACTTTGATCTGCTGGA GAAAGAAGTTGGTCTGGATTTGTTCTTTCCTCAAGAATTAATCGACAGTATGAAG CCAAAGCATCTGCGGAAACTGATCCAGCAAACATTCCAGCAGTATGCGTTTCTGAAGGAGGAGCAGTGCATCATCAAGTTCTTTGAGACATTATCTATCTTTTCCAGTTTTGATGAAGAGGTTTTTTCTTGTGAGCTGGTG CAAGGATGGAGCGTCTCTGTGGATCTGGTCATCGGGCCCAAAGGTATTCGGCAGCGTACAGACAAAAGCTCTGTG CCAGTCTGTCTAGCCACATTTGCACAAATTCGAAGTATTAAATGCACGCCTGAGAATGATGAAAAGACGCTGCTACATATAGATATAGAAGGAGCTAAACAG CCTTTGTCCATCAGTATAGCCTCTCTGGCCATCGCAGAGAACATGGCCGATTTAATTGATGGTTACTGTCGTTTGGAACACGGAAAAGAGACAACTTTAATAGTACGGGCCAAAG ACAGAGAATCTAGAATCTCTCTACCTTCTTTACCCAGCCG TATGGAAAACACCAGATCTGACAAGGAAAGCAAAA ATTCAGATATTTATGCAGAAATACCAGAAGATACACCAGTTCCAA CAACTAGATTCAGCATCTCACGAAACGACATTGTCCTCGGACGGATTCTGGGTGAAGGTTTCTTTGGCGAGGTGCATGATGGGATCTATAAAAACAAG ACAGGAGAGCGAGTGAATGTGGCTGTAAAGACATGCAAGGACTGCTCAGCTGATGTGAAGGAGAAGTTCATGAGTGAAGCTA TGATCATGAAGAAACTGGACCATCCGCACATTGTGCGACTTGTAGGAATTATCGAGGAAGATCCCGTGTGGATTGTCATGGAGCTTTACCAGTATGGAGAG CTAGGAAATTACCTCATGGAGAACAAGCACAAATTAACCTCTGTCACACTGATCCTGTTCAGTCTTCAGATCAGTAAAGCTCTTGCTTACCTAGAGGGCATTAACATGGTACACAG GGACATCGCTGTGAGAAACGTGCTGGTTGCCAAACCAGACTGTGTGAAGCTGGGAGACTTCGGCTTGTCCCGATACATAGAAGAGGAGGAGTATTACAAAG CCTCTGTGAGTCGATTACCTATCAAATGGATGGCGCCGGAGTCCATCAACTTCAGACGCTTTACCTCGGCGAGTGATGTCTGGATGTTTG CTGTGTGCATGTGGGAGATCATGAGTGGAGGTCAGCAGCCGTTCTTCTGGCTGGAGAACAAGGATGTGATAAACCAGCTGGAGCAGGGGGTCCGTCTGCCCAAACCTGAGCAGTGCCCGCCGACCCTCTACTCCCTCATGACCCGCTGCTGGGCCTACAGCCCCGGCGAGAGACCCAGCTTCGCAGAGCTCGTGTGCAAGCTGAG TGATGTTCATAATATGGAGAAAGAAGTGGAGATGGAGGAGCTGCGAACCAGAACTCGCTCCAGAAGTATAACCCCATTTACTGATGCTCCACCGAAG CCTTCAAGAGTGAAACCATCTGGTTTTAGTACTCTCAATCCACGTCTACATCTCCAG gaACAATGTTTCCAGGAGCCCAGCAGTAAGGAGGACGCTCAGAGGCTGTGGGAAATGGAGAGGCAGTGCATGCAGGACACTTTAAGGAGGCAGAAACAGGAAATGCTGGAGGACAACAAGTGGCTGGAGAAAGAAGAGAAGCTTCTG GATCCATTTGCCAATGATGGCACAAGtggtaaagtg atgtcAGAAAATGAGAAAAGCCAAG CTTCTTCCCAGGCTCCTCCAGAGAAGCCGCCGCGGGTGTCCGCTCAG CCAGCGCCAACAGCAGAAATGGACCGCACGGATGACATGGTCTACCATAGCGTTATGGAGATGGTGAAGGTCGTGGTCCAGCTGAAGAATGATGTCAACACATTACCAGCCTCAGAGTATGTCACTGTGGTGAAG TCGGTAGGAATAACGTTGCGCAGTCTGATCCGCAGTGTGGACGACATCCTCCCGACTCTACACGAGTCCATCAGAACGGAG ATTGAAGGAACTCAGAAGTTGCTGAACAAGGATCTGGCCGAGCTGATCAGTAAGATGCGTCTGGCTCAGCAGAACGCTGTCACGTCTCTGAAGGACGAGTGTAAGAAACAGATGCTGGCGGCCGCTCACACACTGGCCATGGACTCCAAAAACCTGCTGGACGCTGTGGACCAGGCCCGAGTGCGAGCCAATGTGGCCAAACCCAGCACACCCTAG